Proteins from one Microbacterium proteolyticum genomic window:
- a CDS encoding DUF2000 family protein, with product MTDTTPSTAPTFDTKIVVILGDDLVAWQELNVTAFLTAGIATSAPGLVGEPYRDADGTEYLPMLRQPVIVLTGDAALLARARAKAAARDDVALAIYTRDLFATMHDDANRAAVAAVAAADLDLVGLALRGPKNVIDRIAKGAVFHA from the coding sequence ATGACCGACACGACCCCCTCCACCGCCCCGACGTTCGACACGAAGATCGTCGTGATCCTCGGCGACGACCTCGTCGCCTGGCAGGAGCTCAACGTCACCGCCTTCCTCACCGCCGGCATCGCGACGAGCGCCCCGGGCCTCGTGGGCGAGCCGTACCGCGACGCCGACGGCACCGAGTACCTCCCGATGCTGCGGCAGCCCGTCATCGTGCTCACCGGTGACGCCGCTCTGCTGGCGCGCGCCCGCGCGAAGGCCGCCGCCCGAGACGACGTCGCGCTGGCGATCTACACCCGCGACCTTTTCGCCACGATGCACGACGATGCCAACCGCGCGGCCGTCGCCGCGGTCGCCGCCGCCGACCTCGACCTCGTCGGCCTGGCGCTGCGCGGTCCGAAGAACGTCATCGACCGCATCGCCAAGGGTGCGGTGTTCCACGCCTGA
- a CDS encoding ABC transporter permease translates to MKTTDLISTAFSNTFRSKTRTILTVLAIFVGAFTLTLTNGLGTGINGFIDSTVSSIGASNVLTVSKTSTSDATSTDPQKYDPDAIASAQTSPGRPGASSSVSALTDDDITAIGQIDGVESVTPVRSATIDYVQYDGGDRYVASAGGIIGGQTPQLSVGVAPDNTADALEVALPSALVAPLGFSDDGDAVGKTVTIAVTDPLRTQHLVEATVTGVTEGAFTTTTALTTNTALQDALFTAQNTGVPQDELDRYATASVTVSSSATPAEIDAVKSSLSDAGYTGRTVADQLGTFQAVINGIVLVLNAFAVIALLAASFGIVNTLLMSVQERTREIGLMKAMGMGSGRVFSLFSLEAVVLGLLGSVLGAVVAIAVGVPVSAALTRTLFSDLPGLQLIAFDPVSIVVTSLVIMGIAFLAGSLPAARAARADPVESLRYE, encoded by the coding sequence ATGAAGACCACCGACCTGATCTCGACCGCGTTCTCGAACACGTTCCGCTCGAAGACGCGCACGATCCTCACCGTGCTGGCGATCTTCGTCGGTGCGTTCACGCTCACGCTGACGAACGGTCTGGGCACCGGCATCAACGGCTTCATCGACAGCACGGTGTCGTCGATCGGCGCCTCGAACGTGCTGACGGTGTCGAAGACGTCCACGAGCGACGCGACGTCCACGGACCCCCAGAAGTACGATCCGGATGCCATCGCGTCGGCGCAGACGAGCCCCGGTCGCCCCGGGGCGTCGAGCTCCGTGTCGGCGCTGACCGACGACGACATCACCGCGATCGGGCAGATCGACGGGGTGGAGAGCGTGACCCCGGTCCGCTCCGCGACCATCGACTACGTGCAGTACGACGGCGGCGACCGGTACGTCGCGTCGGCGGGCGGCATCATCGGCGGCCAGACGCCGCAGCTGTCGGTCGGCGTCGCTCCCGACAACACCGCCGATGCGCTCGAGGTGGCGCTGCCCTCCGCGCTGGTCGCGCCCCTGGGCTTCTCGGACGACGGCGACGCCGTGGGCAAGACCGTCACGATCGCCGTGACGGATCCGCTGCGGACGCAGCACCTCGTCGAGGCCACCGTCACGGGCGTCACCGAGGGGGCGTTCACCACGACGACGGCCCTCACGACGAACACCGCCCTGCAGGACGCGCTGTTCACCGCGCAGAACACCGGCGTGCCGCAGGACGAGCTCGACCGCTACGCCACCGCCAGCGTGACCGTGTCGTCGTCGGCGACTCCGGCCGAGATCGACGCCGTCAAGTCGTCGCTGTCGGATGCCGGCTACACCGGCCGCACCGTCGCCGATCAGCTCGGCACGTTCCAGGCCGTCATCAACGGCATCGTGCTGGTGCTGAACGCGTTCGCGGTGATCGCGCTGCTGGCGGCGAGCTTCGGCATCGTCAACACCCTGCTGATGTCGGTGCAGGAGCGGACGCGGGAGATCGGCCTCATGAAGGCCATGGGGATGGGCAGCGGGCGCGTGTTCTCGCTGTTCAGCCTGGAGGCGGTCGTGCTCGGGCTCCTGGGCAGCGTGCTGGGCGCCGTCGTGGCCATCGCCGTGGGCGTGCCGGTGAGCGCCGCCCTCACGCGGACGTTGTTCAGCGACCTCCCGGGGCTGCAGCTGATCGCCTTCGACCCCGTGTCGATCGTCGTGACGTCCCTGGTGATCATGGGGATCGCGTTCCTCGCTGGGAGCCTCCCCGCCGCGCGCGCCGCGCGGGCCGACCCGGTGGAGTCGCTGCGGTACGAGTGA
- a CDS encoding shikimate 5-dehydrogenase, protein MPELSKDTTLCISLAGRPSNIGTRFHNFLYAELGIDFVYKAFTTTDIAGAIAGVRALGIRGCSVSMPFKEAVIPLVDHIEHSAAAIGSINTIVNDGGVLTASNTDYEAIASLIESHRLDPAASVLVRGSGGMAKAVVAAFHGAGFRDLTVVARNLDAGPALAAAYGFRWVPDDPAPGADIIVNVTPLGMNGADADSLAFSPEHIAAAATVFDVVAFPAETPLIRAAREAGRDVITGAEVIALQAAGQFARYTGVTPTPDQVARASAHSRA, encoded by the coding sequence ATGCCCGAACTGAGCAAGGACACCACGCTCTGCATCTCCCTGGCGGGTCGCCCGTCGAACATCGGAACCCGATTCCACAACTTCCTCTACGCCGAGCTCGGGATCGATTTCGTCTACAAGGCGTTCACGACCACCGACATCGCGGGAGCGATCGCCGGCGTGCGCGCCCTCGGCATCCGCGGCTGCTCGGTGTCGATGCCGTTCAAAGAGGCCGTGATCCCGCTGGTCGACCACATCGAGCACTCCGCCGCCGCGATCGGGTCGATCAACACGATCGTGAACGACGGGGGAGTGCTGACGGCCTCGAACACCGACTACGAGGCGATCGCGAGCCTCATCGAGAGCCATCGGCTCGACCCCGCGGCATCCGTGCTCGTGAGGGGATCGGGCGGGATGGCCAAGGCCGTCGTCGCGGCCTTCCACGGCGCAGGGTTCAGGGATCTCACCGTCGTGGCCCGTAATCTCGACGCGGGCCCCGCGCTCGCCGCCGCCTACGGCTTCCGTTGGGTGCCCGACGACCCGGCGCCCGGGGCCGACATCATCGTCAACGTCACTCCGCTCGGCATGAACGGGGCGGATGCCGACTCCCTGGCGTTCTCGCCGGAGCACATCGCCGCGGCGGCCACCGTGTTCGACGTGGTCGCCTTTCCCGCCGAGACCCCGCTGATCCGCGCGGCGCGCGAGGCCGGGCGGGACGTCATCACGGGCGCCGAGGTCATCGCCCTCCAAGCGGCGGGCCAGTTCGCGCGCTACACCGGTGTGACGCCGACGCCCGATCAGGTCGCTCGGGCCTCGGCGCACTCGCGCGCCTGA
- a CDS encoding helix-turn-helix transcriptional regulator yields the protein MIERVRAWHPDVPFLREVYHASFDHAYPLHTHDDWAVMLVDRGAVTYDLDRVSHRAAPGALTLLPPGIPHDGRSAVAGTGYRKQVLYLRRDWLPDDTADRVSRHPTLGRGSAESAARRVHAALRYPGEEMAAEHALLVVRDAILAHTGTEVAAVRDAPLARRLRGMLDDRFTESFTIASAAAHLGAHPSHLVREFSRAYGMAPHRYLVARRVDAARRLLVDGCRPAEVAVRTGFHDQAHLTRHFRRVWGVTPGAFARG from the coding sequence ATGATCGAACGGGTGCGCGCGTGGCATCCGGACGTGCCGTTCCTGCGCGAGGTCTATCACGCGAGCTTCGACCACGCCTACCCGCTCCACACCCACGACGACTGGGCCGTGATGCTCGTCGACCGCGGCGCCGTGACGTACGACCTCGACCGGGTCTCACACCGGGCCGCGCCCGGCGCCCTGACGCTGCTGCCGCCGGGTATCCCGCACGACGGGCGGTCGGCCGTCGCCGGCACCGGCTACCGCAAGCAGGTGCTGTACCTGCGCCGCGACTGGCTCCCCGACGACACCGCCGACCGCGTGTCCCGGCATCCCACCCTGGGGCGAGGATCCGCGGAATCCGCCGCTCGGCGCGTGCACGCCGCCCTGCGATACCCGGGGGAGGAGATGGCCGCCGAGCACGCGCTGCTGGTCGTCCGCGATGCGATCCTCGCCCACACCGGCACGGAGGTCGCGGCCGTCCGCGATGCGCCGCTCGCCCGGCGCCTGCGGGGGATGCTCGACGACCGCTTCACCGAGTCGTTCACGATCGCCTCGGCGGCCGCGCACCTGGGCGCGCACCCCAGCCACCTCGTGCGCGAGTTCTCGCGCGCGTACGGCATGGCGCCCCATCGCTACCTCGTCGCTCGCCGGGTGGACGCGGCGCGACGGCTGCTGGTCGACGGATGCCGCCCGGCCGAGGTCGCTGTCCGGACGGGCTTCCACGACCAGGCGCACCTGACGCGGCACTTCCGCCGCGTGTGGGGAGTGACGCCGGGGGCGTTCGCGCGCGGGTAG
- a CDS encoding DUF1622 domain-containing protein — protein MGFSEIIEGIGKVLDAVGVVAIVGGTVAAVVLASRGLLRREADVYRRFRRFLGRSILLGLELLVAADIIRTVAVTPTLDSVAVLAAIVVIRTFLSWSLEVEITGRWPWQKAPAAPTAADEPAG, from the coding sequence ATGGGCTTTTCGGAGATCATCGAAGGCATCGGCAAGGTTCTCGACGCGGTCGGGGTCGTCGCGATCGTCGGGGGCACGGTCGCCGCCGTCGTCCTGGCGTCCCGGGGGCTGCTCCGCCGAGAGGCCGACGTTTACCGTCGCTTCCGCCGTTTCCTGGGTCGCTCGATCCTGCTGGGGCTGGAGCTCCTGGTCGCCGCGGACATCATCCGCACGGTCGCCGTGACACCCACGCTCGACAGCGTCGCGGTGCTCGCGGCGATCGTCGTCATCCGGACCTTCCTGAGCTGGTCGCTGGAGGTGGAGATCACCGGCCGTTGGCCGTGGCAGAAGGCCCCTGCCGCACCGACGGCAGCCGACGAGCCGGCGGGGTGA